TCAAGTGGCGGCCGTTGAAATATTGCAGCATGCCTTAGATATGCAAAAAGCGCGCAATTCCGATGTCGGGGAGCTCGTGCGCGCAGTCAAATCAGGCGTTGTGGGGACTGCCGATTCACCTGAAGACGAAGAGGGATTAACCATTATCAGCTCTAGTAATGCGCCCGTCGACATGCATGAGGCGCCATGAGTGATCTTTTCCGGGACCGGTCAGGGCGCCGCAGCTCCGATGCGCAGTTCGGTCAGCAGTCTAGTGAGCCCGCGCAGTACGACGATGAGCAAGCCGCTGGCGAAACGTACTGGCCCGACGGCAGTGAAGACACCGCCTACACGGGTCATTCAGATTATGAACACTACGAGGAGCATGGGCAGCACCCGTCCTTCGAACATGTCGACGCAGAGCACGTAGAAGCTGAGCACGTAGAAGCCGAAGCGGCCCCTCTGCCCTCGCGCCGCAACAGCAGGGTCTCCAAACGGGTTCGTAAGCGCCGTCGCACGGCTGTCTTCCTGGTCATCTTGGTCCTGTTTGGTGCTGTCGTGTTCTTTGCCGTCCAAGCTGTAAAGCCCATGCTGGGCGGATTCTCCGTGCCCGACTATCCGGGTCCCGGTACCGGAACTGTGAAGATTGTGGTGCCGGCAGGTGCCACGGGACGCACTGTGGCCAGCGATCTCAAAGCCAATGACGTGGTAGCCAGTGAGCAGTCCTTCCTCGACGCGCTCAGCGCCGCGGATGGCTCGGCTTCCTTGCAGCCAGGCGACTTCACCATGAAGAATCAAATGAAGGCTTCTGACGCTGTTGCCATCTTGCTGGCTGTCAGCGATTCCAAGGTGCACTATGCCGCCGTGCCGCAGAACCTGCGCATCAACGAAGTCCTGGCCGAACTGGCCAAGAGCACCGGAATCCCCGTGGCCGAGTTCACAAAACTGGCCAACCAGCCGGCACTGTTCGGGCTCCCTGCCAAGGCTAAAAACCTGGAAGGCTACCTGGCTCCGGGGGAGTACCGCTTCCCGCTGGAATACGATGCCAAACAAATCCTGAGCGAAATGGTCGGGAA
The Arthrobacter alpinus genome window above contains:
- the mltG gene encoding endolytic transglycosylase MltG is translated as MSDLFRDRSGRRSSDAQFGQQSSEPAQYDDEQAAGETYWPDGSEDTAYTGHSDYEHYEEHGQHPSFEHVDAEHVEAEHVEAEAAPLPSRRNSRVSKRVRKRRRTAVFLVILVLFGAVVFFAVQAVKPMLGGFSVPDYPGPGTGTVKIVVPAGATGRTVASDLKANDVVASEQSFLDALSAADGSASLQPGDFTMKNQMKASDAVAILLAVSDSKVHYAAVPQNLRINEVLAELAKSTGIPVAEFTKLANQPALFGLPAKAKNLEGYLAPGEYRFPLEYDAKQILSEMVGKTMKALTETGVTDPVEQFRILTVASIIEFEGNEANYAKISGAIENRINNPNGETGGRLESDATVAYGLGLKTYNITAAQKADTSNLYNTFANPGLPVGPIGSPAVKAIIAAAHPEKNPYYFWVTVNLKTGETLYAATFAEHQVNVAKYVAWCDANAGACD